In the genome of Streptomyces sp. NBC_00190, one region contains:
- a CDS encoding alpha-ketoacid dehydrogenase subunit beta, which translates to MAVEKMSIAKALNESLRKALEQDPKVLIMGEDVGKLGGVFRITDGLQKDFGEERVIDTPLAESGIVGTAIGLALRGYRPVVEIQFDGFVFPAYDQIVTQLAKMHARALGKIKMPVVIRIPYAGGIGAVEHHSESPEALFAHVPGLKVVSPSNASDAYWMLQQAILSDDPVIFFEPKRRYWDKGEVDVEAIPYQLHKARVAREGSDITLAAYGPMVKVCLEAAAAAAEEGKSVEVVDMRSMSPVDFDGIQASVEKTRRLVVVHEAPTFLGMGSEIAARITERCFYHLEAPVLRVGGFHAPYPPARLEDEYLPGLDRVLDAVDRSLAY; encoded by the coding sequence ATGGCTGTCGAGAAGATGTCGATCGCGAAGGCGCTCAACGAGTCGCTTCGCAAGGCCCTGGAGCAGGACCCGAAGGTCCTGATCATGGGCGAGGACGTCGGCAAGCTGGGCGGTGTCTTCCGGATCACCGACGGCCTGCAGAAGGACTTCGGCGAGGAGCGGGTCATCGACACCCCGCTCGCCGAGTCGGGCATCGTCGGCACCGCCATCGGCCTGGCCCTGCGCGGGTACCGGCCGGTCGTGGAGATCCAGTTCGACGGCTTCGTCTTCCCCGCGTACGACCAGATCGTCACGCAGCTCGCGAAGATGCACGCGCGCGCCCTGGGCAAGATCAAGATGCCGGTCGTCATCCGCATCCCGTACGCGGGCGGCATCGGCGCGGTCGAGCACCACAGCGAGTCCCCCGAGGCGCTCTTCGCGCACGTCCCGGGCCTCAAGGTGGTCTCCCCGTCGAACGCGAGCGACGCGTACTGGATGCTCCAGCAGGCGATCCTCAGCGACGACCCGGTGATCTTCTTCGAGCCGAAGCGCCGCTACTGGGACAAGGGCGAGGTGGACGTCGAGGCCATCCCCTACCAGCTGCACAAGGCGCGCGTGGCGCGCGAGGGCTCCGACATCACCCTGGCCGCCTACGGTCCGATGGTGAAGGTCTGCCTGGAGGCGGCGGCCGCGGCGGCCGAGGAGGGCAAGTCGGTGGAGGTCGTCGACATGCGGTCGATGTCCCCGGTCGACTTCGACGGGATCCAGGCCTCGGTGGAGAAGACCCGCAGGCTCGTGGTCGTCCACGAGGCGCCGACCTTCCTCGGTATGGGCTCGGAGATCGCCGCTCGCATCACGGAGCGGTGCTTCTACCACCTGGAGGCGCCGGTCCTGCGCGTGGGCGGTTTCCACGCCCCGTACCCGCCGGCCCGCCTGGAGGACGAGTACCTGCCGGGCCTGGACAGGGTGCTCGACGCCGTCGACCGCTCGCTGGCGTACTGA
- a CDS encoding dihydrolipoamide acetyltransferase family protein, whose product MTIREFKMPDVGEGLTEAEILKWYVQPGDTVTDGQVVCEVETAKAAVELPIPFDGVVHALLFEEGTTVDVGQVIISVQTEGGAAAEAPVQEAAPAVAAEEPAAPEARQPVLVGYGVSTASTKRRPRKAPVPAVAAQNGTAAPAAPAAPVLPAVPAQPAGERPLAKPPVRKLAKDLGIDLAVVVPTGDGGVVTREDVHAAAAAALTPQAAPAPAAASVPAPAQAPAAAEVPVREARETRIPVKGVRKVTAQAMVGSAFTAPHVTEFITFDVTRTMKLVQELKADPDLAGLRINPLLLIAKAVLVAIRRNPDVNASWDEAAQEIVLKHYVNLGIAAATPRGLIVPNIKDAHAKTLGELSTSLSELVATARDGKTSPADMQNGTITITNVGVFGVDTGTPILNPGESAILAVGAIKLQPWVHKGKVKPRHVTTLALSFDHRLIDGELGSRFLADIAAVLEHPRRLITWS is encoded by the coding sequence ATGACCATCCGCGAATTCAAGATGCCCGACGTGGGCGAGGGCCTCACCGAGGCCGAGATCCTCAAGTGGTACGTCCAGCCGGGTGACACGGTCACCGACGGCCAGGTCGTGTGCGAGGTCGAGACGGCCAAGGCCGCCGTGGAGCTGCCGATCCCGTTCGACGGCGTCGTGCACGCGCTCCTCTTCGAGGAGGGCACCACGGTCGACGTCGGCCAGGTGATCATCTCGGTGCAGACGGAGGGCGGCGCCGCTGCCGAGGCCCCGGTCCAGGAGGCGGCCCCGGCCGTCGCCGCCGAGGAGCCGGCCGCGCCCGAGGCGCGCCAGCCCGTCCTGGTGGGCTACGGCGTCTCCACCGCGTCCACCAAGCGCCGGCCGCGCAAGGCTCCGGTGCCCGCCGTGGCCGCGCAGAACGGCACGGCGGCCCCCGCGGCTCCGGCCGCCCCGGTGCTCCCCGCCGTCCCGGCCCAGCCGGCCGGCGAGCGGCCCCTGGCCAAGCCGCCCGTGCGCAAGCTGGCCAAGGACCTCGGCATCGACCTTGCCGTCGTGGTGCCCACCGGCGACGGCGGGGTCGTGACCCGGGAGGACGTCCACGCGGCGGCCGCCGCGGCGCTCACCCCGCAGGCCGCGCCGGCGCCCGCTGCCGCCTCCGTACCTGCTCCGGCCCAGGCCCCCGCCGCGGCCGAGGTGCCGGTGCGGGAGGCCCGTGAGACCCGTATCCCGGTCAAGGGTGTCCGCAAGGTCACCGCCCAGGCCATGGTCGGCTCCGCCTTCACCGCGCCGCACGTCACCGAGTTCATCACCTTCGACGTGACCCGCACGATGAAGCTGGTCCAGGAGCTCAAGGCCGACCCGGACCTCGCGGGGCTGCGCATCAACCCGCTGCTGCTCATCGCCAAGGCCGTCCTGGTGGCCATCCGCCGCAACCCGGACGTCAACGCGTCCTGGGACGAGGCGGCCCAGGAGATCGTGCTCAAGCACTACGTCAACCTGGGCATCGCGGCGGCCACCCCCCGCGGGCTGATCGTCCCGAACATCAAGGACGCCCACGCCAAGACGCTCGGCGAGCTGTCGACGTCCCTGTCCGAGCTGGTCGCCACGGCCCGCGACGGCAAGACGTCCCCGGCGGACATGCAGAACGGCACCATCACCATCACCAACGTGGGCGTCTTCGGCGTCGACACCGGTACGCCGATCCTGAACCCGGGCGAGTCCGCGATCCTCGCGGTCGGCGCGATCAAGCTCCAGCCGTGGGTCCACAAGGGCAAGGTCAAGCCGCGCCACGTCACCACCCTGGCGCTGTCGTTCGACCACCGTCTCATCGACGGCGAACTCGGCTCCCGCTTCCTGGCCGACATCGCGGCGGTCCTGGAACACCCCCGCCGCCTGATCACCTGGTCGTAG
- a CDS encoding YcxB family protein: MNMGGGRVQQSTGQVTFVYEPTRADYAKAVRRFTFGTWPGLRGQVFLALFTLALSWTLPTLKGFSPTATAFVMACAVVAVLVTLPRVLARVAREQYADVEEYGACRTVVREDGLTTTGGELSSAIEWRVFPWYFETDEFFAIKTKNTRGVFVLPKRGAQDPADVDRLRALLDRNLRRI, from the coding sequence ATGAACATGGGTGGGGGCCGCGTGCAGCAGTCGACCGGGCAGGTCACCTTCGTCTACGAGCCGACGCGGGCCGACTACGCCAAGGCCGTGCGGCGCTTCACGTTCGGGACCTGGCCGGGGCTGCGGGGCCAGGTCTTCCTCGCGCTCTTCACCCTGGCGCTCTCGTGGACGCTGCCGACCCTCAAGGGGTTCTCGCCCACCGCGACGGCCTTCGTGATGGCCTGCGCCGTGGTCGCCGTGCTGGTGACGCTCCCCCGGGTCCTGGCCCGCGTCGCGCGGGAGCAGTACGCGGACGTGGAGGAGTACGGGGCCTGCCGGACGGTCGTCCGCGAGGACGGGCTGACCACCACGGGCGGCGAACTGTCCAGCGCCATCGAATGGCGCGTGTTCCCCTGGTACTTCGAGACGGACGAGTTCTTCGCGATCAAGACCAAGAACACCCGCGGCGTCTTCGTGCTCCCCAAGCGCGGCGCGCAGGATCCGGCCGACGTGGACCGGCTGCGGGCCCTCCTCGACCGGAACCTGCGCCGGATCTGA
- a CDS encoding ABC transporter ATP-binding protein, giving the protein MPDQRNAQHPVLQLQQLVRTHGSGATEVHALRGIDLSVFPGELVAVMGPSGSGKSTLLTLAGGLDTPSSGRVFVEGTDITTAGRKELAALRRRSIGYVFQDYNLIPALTAAENVALPLELDGTSARKARVAALAALEEMGLGRLADRFPDEVSGGQQQRVAIARALVGDRRLVLADEPTGALDSETGESVLALLRSRCDAGAAGVLVTHEPRFAAWADRVVFLRDGTVVDETLRSQADSLLSGQAAGQ; this is encoded by the coding sequence ATGCCTGATCAGCGCAACGCCCAGCACCCCGTACTCCAGTTGCAGCAGCTCGTCCGCACTCACGGCAGCGGAGCCACCGAGGTCCACGCCCTGCGCGGCATCGACCTCTCCGTCTTCCCCGGCGAGCTCGTCGCCGTGATGGGCCCCTCCGGCTCCGGCAAGTCCACGCTGCTCACCCTCGCCGGCGGACTCGACACACCCAGCAGCGGCCGGGTCTTCGTCGAGGGCACCGACATCACCACCGCGGGCCGCAAGGAACTGGCCGCGCTGCGCCGGCGCAGCATCGGGTACGTCTTCCAGGACTACAACCTGATACCGGCCCTCACCGCCGCCGAGAACGTGGCCCTGCCCCTGGAACTCGACGGCACCTCCGCCCGCAAGGCCCGTGTCGCCGCGCTCGCCGCACTGGAGGAGATGGGCCTGGGCCGGCTCGCCGACCGCTTCCCCGACGAGGTGTCCGGCGGCCAGCAGCAGCGCGTGGCCATCGCCCGCGCGCTGGTCGGCGACCGCCGCCTGGTCCTCGCCGACGAGCCCACCGGCGCCCTCGACTCCGAGACCGGCGAATCCGTCCTCGCCCTGCTGCGCTCCCGCTGCGACGCCGGCGCGGCCGGGGTCCTGGTCACGCACGAGCCGCGGTTCGCCGCCTGGGCGGACCGCGTGGTCTTCCTGCGCGACGGCACCGTGGTCGACGAGACGCTGCGCAGCCAGGCCGACTCCCTCCTCTCGGGGCAGGCGGCCGGCCAGTGA
- a CDS encoding GNAT family N-acetyltransferase, which translates to MFFRAATADPADLDRAVAYPADGPVPALTAEKIREELAAGQFRPEWIWFAEDEDGEVLARALWWGRADSERPIALDCLQVRACVTDPAAVAAGLLAAGHAAFGGLPLYNLSLPRGWRTDPALAEAVAWRREAAYKAGLTSTIERLRYEWTPAAGTAGPTGRLVFREGTDEEFLDAFARLSSGSLDEHTRTELASMDAGQLAREDFAYYLDCPGERSWWRLAELPDGTLAGMAIPSATPYHRNVGYLGVVPQQRGQGLIDEILAEITRFHAAEGADRITATTDTGNVPMAAAFDRAGYEVTEIRLVLEAPSAA; encoded by the coding sequence ATGTTCTTCCGCGCTGCCACCGCAGACCCCGCTGACCTGGACCGCGCCGTCGCCTACCCGGCCGACGGCCCCGTCCCCGCCCTGACCGCCGAGAAGATCCGCGAGGAGCTCGCCGCCGGACAGTTCCGCCCCGAGTGGATCTGGTTCGCCGAGGACGAGGACGGTGAGGTCCTGGCCCGCGCCCTGTGGTGGGGCCGCGCCGACAGCGAGCGGCCCATCGCCCTCGACTGCCTCCAGGTGCGGGCCTGCGTCACCGACCCGGCCGCCGTCGCCGCCGGGCTCCTGGCCGCGGGGCACGCCGCCTTCGGCGGGCTCCCGCTCTACAACCTCTCGCTCCCCCGGGGATGGCGGACCGATCCGGCCCTGGCCGAGGCCGTCGCCTGGCGCCGGGAGGCAGCGTACAAGGCCGGGCTGACCAGCACGATCGAGCGCCTGCGCTACGAGTGGACCCCAGCTGCCGGGACGGCCGGGCCGACCGGGCGGCTGGTCTTCCGCGAGGGCACGGACGAGGAGTTCCTGGACGCCTTCGCCCGCCTGTCCAGCGGCAGCCTCGACGAGCACACCCGGACCGAACTGGCCTCCATGGACGCCGGGCAGCTGGCCCGTGAGGACTTCGCCTACTACCTCGACTGCCCCGGCGAGCGCTCGTGGTGGCGCCTCGCCGAGCTCCCGGACGGCACCCTGGCCGGCATGGCGATCCCCTCGGCGACGCCGTACCACCGCAACGTGGGGTACCTGGGCGTCGTACCGCAGCAGCGCGGACAGGGCCTGATCGACGAGATCCTGGCCGAGATCACCCGCTTCCACGCGGCCGAGGGCGCCGACCGCATCACCGCGACCACCGACACCGGCAACGTCCCGATGGCGGCCGCCTTTGACCGCGCCGGCTACGAGGTGACGGAGATCCGCCTCGTCCTGGAGGCGCCGTCCGCCGCGTGA
- a CDS encoding PadR family transcriptional regulator codes for MSIRHGLLALLERGPRYGSQLRTEFESRTGSTWPLNVGQVYTTLARLERDGLVAPGGEDAAGHTLYAITDTGRTELREWYERPVDRANPPRDELSIKLAMAVGAPGVDIRAVIQSQRHATIKAMQDYTRLKATALAAVESGRSRERDDVAWLLVLEQLIFQTEAEARWLDHCESRLVRLSLTADGRAAAAAPPQAADTGTEADESVPAAAPATTARPRSARTRRG; via the coding sequence ATGTCGATCCGCCACGGCCTTCTGGCCCTCCTCGAACGGGGTCCTCGGTACGGCTCCCAGCTGCGCACCGAGTTCGAATCACGCACCGGCTCCACCTGGCCGCTCAACGTCGGGCAGGTGTACACCACCCTCGCCCGCCTGGAACGGGACGGCCTGGTCGCCCCCGGCGGCGAGGACGCCGCCGGGCACACCCTGTACGCCATCACCGACACCGGCCGCACGGAACTGCGCGAGTGGTACGAGCGCCCCGTCGACCGCGCCAACCCGCCCCGTGACGAGCTGTCCATCAAGCTCGCCATGGCCGTGGGCGCTCCCGGCGTGGACATCCGCGCCGTCATCCAGTCCCAGCGGCACGCCACGATCAAGGCGATGCAGGACTACACGCGGCTCAAGGCCACGGCGCTCGCCGCGGTCGAGAGCGGGCGGTCCCGCGAACGCGACGACGTGGCCTGGCTGCTGGTCCTCGAACAGCTCATCTTCCAGACCGAGGCCGAGGCCCGCTGGCTCGACCACTGCGAATCCCGGCTCGTCCGGCTCTCCCTGACGGCCGACGGGAGAGCCGCCGCGGCCGCACCGCCCCAGGCCGCCGACACCGGGACCGAAGCCGACGAATCCGTCCCGGCCGCCGCCCCGGCCACCACCGCCCGACCCCGCAGCGCCCGCACGCGGCGCGGCTGA
- a CDS encoding protein kinase domain-containing protein — MSQDGTQGQYAGGSLAGGRYQLRDLLGAGGMASVYLAYDSALDRQVAIKTLHSDLGREQSFRERFRREAQAVAKLSHTNIVSVFDTGEGEVTFGTGAGDGAVMPYIVMEYVEGQPLGSVLNADIRQYGAMPAEKALKVTADVLAALETSHEMGLVHRDIKPGNVMVNKRGVVKVMDFGIARAMQSGVTSMTQTGMVVGTPQYLSPEQALGRGVDARSDLYSVGIMLFQLLTGRIPFDADSPLAIAYAHVQEEPVAPSSINRSVTPAMDALVARALKKNPNERFPTAAAMGDEVARVLGSGQTGAPVIVQGAPTGGSGAGVASAVFPPVDSGFQTAPSVQQPYQPQPHTQAPSPYAPTPAPQPQGGYAYPHTPPPHQQYAPPTPPPYTISPATTASTAAGGAGGDKRNMPVIVGAIVVALLAVGGLIAAISLNGNDDKKDNAATAGGSAAPSGSAKAGFKGPDPSRTIDPKKCKEPTKHYKDAGKYQAPDLRYKNLLSVKECIQASGGKYTIVEKDEAVYGKDMVLEQNPRPDDPINKEGTEYTLTVSTGNPE; from the coding sequence ATGAGCCAGGACGGCACTCAGGGCCAGTACGCGGGCGGCTCTCTGGCCGGTGGCCGTTACCAGCTAAGGGACTTGCTGGGTGCGGGCGGCATGGCCTCCGTGTATCTGGCCTACGACTCGGCGCTCGACCGGCAGGTCGCCATCAAGACGTTGCACAGCGACCTCGGCCGCGAGCAGTCCTTCCGGGAGCGTTTCCGCCGCGAGGCCCAGGCTGTAGCCAAACTGTCGCACACGAACATCGTCTCGGTATTCGATACCGGTGAAGGCGAGGTGACGTTCGGCACGGGCGCGGGTGACGGCGCGGTGATGCCGTACATCGTCATGGAGTACGTGGAGGGCCAGCCGCTCGGCTCGGTGCTCAACGCGGACATCCGCCAGTACGGGGCCATGCCGGCGGAGAAGGCGCTGAAGGTGACGGCCGATGTGCTGGCCGCGCTGGAGACCAGCCACGAGATGGGCCTGGTCCACCGCGACATCAAGCCCGGCAACGTCATGGTGAACAAGCGCGGCGTGGTCAAGGTGATGGACTTCGGCATCGCGCGCGCCATGCAGTCCGGCGTCACCTCGATGACGCAGACCGGCATGGTCGTCGGCACCCCGCAGTACCTGTCGCCGGAGCAGGCGCTGGGGCGCGGGGTCGACGCCCGGTCCGACCTGTACTCGGTCGGCATCATGCTGTTCCAGCTGCTGACCGGGCGGATCCCGTTCGACGCCGACTCGCCGCTGGCCATCGCGTACGCGCACGTGCAGGAGGAGCCGGTCGCGCCGTCCTCCATCAACCGCTCGGTGACCCCGGCGATGGACGCGCTGGTGGCGCGGGCCCTGAAGAAGAACCCGAACGAGCGCTTCCCCACGGCCGCGGCCATGGGCGACGAGGTCGCGCGCGTGCTGGGCTCCGGGCAGACCGGGGCCCCGGTCATCGTCCAGGGCGCCCCCACGGGCGGCAGCGGCGCGGGCGTGGCCTCGGCCGTGTTCCCGCCGGTGGACTCCGGGTTCCAGACGGCGCCGTCCGTGCAGCAGCCGTACCAGCCGCAGCCGCACACCCAGGCGCCGTCCCCGTACGCGCCGACGCCCGCCCCGCAGCCGCAGGGCGGCTACGCCTACCCGCACACTCCCCCGCCGCACCAGCAGTACGCGCCGCCGACCCCGCCGCCGTACACGATCTCGCCGGCGACCACGGCGAGCACGGCCGCCGGCGGGGCCGGGGGCGACAAGCGGAACATGCCGGTGATCGTGGGCGCGATCGTGGTGGCCCTGCTGGCCGTCGGCGGCCTGATCGCCGCGATCTCGCTGAACGGCAACGACGACAAGAAGGACAACGCGGCGACCGCGGGCGGCTCGGCGGCGCCGTCCGGCTCGGCCAAGGCCGGGTTCAAGGGGCCGGACCCCTCGCGCACGATCGACCCGAAGAAGTGCAAGGAGCCGACGAAGCACTACAAGGACGCGGGGAAGTACCAGGCGCCGGACCTGCGCTACAAGAACCTGCTCTCCGTGAAGGAGTGCATCCAGGCCTCGGGCGGCAAGTACACGATCGTCGAGAAGGACGAGGCCGTGTACGGCAAGGACATGGTGCTGGAGCAGAACCCGCGCCCCGACGACCCGATCAACAAGGAGGGCACGGAGTACACGCTGACCGTGTCCACCGGCAATCCGGAGTAG
- the pdhA gene encoding pyruvate dehydrogenase (acetyl-transferring) E1 component subunit alpha, with amino-acid sequence MTVESTAARKPRRSSGTKRAAGAASAAKPAAATAQTHDAVPQLVQLLTPEGDRVENADNAEFAPFVADITTEDLRGLYRDMVMTRRFDGEATALQRQGELGLWASLLGQEAAQIGSGRALNDEDYVFPTYREHGVAWCRGVDPTNLLGMFRGVNHGGWDPNTNNFHLYTIVIGSQTLHATGYAMGVAKDGADSAVIAYFGDGASSQGDVMEAFNFSAVYNSPVVFFCQNNQWAISEPTERQMRVPLYQRAQGFGFPGVRVDGNDVLACLAVTRWALDRARRGEGPTLVEAFTYRMGAHTTSDDPTKYRRDEETAAWEAKDPILRLKAHLLATGGADEAFFAELETESEAMGKRVREAVRSMPDPDTMAIFENVYADGHALVDEERAQFAAYLASFESAEEGH; translated from the coding sequence GTGACCGTGGAGAGCACTGCCGCGCGCAAGCCGCGACGCAGCAGCGGCACCAAGCGGGCGGCAGGCGCGGCAAGCGCCGCCAAGCCCGCCGCTGCCACCGCGCAGACGCATGACGCCGTACCTCAGCTCGTACAGCTGCTGACGCCCGAAGGGGACCGGGTAGAGAACGCGGACAACGCGGAATTCGCCCCCTTCGTCGCGGACATCACGACCGAGGACCTGCGCGGGCTGTACCGCGACATGGTCATGACCCGCCGCTTCGACGGTGAGGCGACCGCGCTGCAGCGCCAGGGAGAGCTGGGCCTGTGGGCCTCGCTCCTCGGCCAGGAGGCAGCGCAGATCGGCTCCGGCCGGGCGCTGAACGACGAGGACTACGTCTTCCCGACCTACCGCGAGCACGGTGTGGCCTGGTGCCGCGGGGTCGACCCGACGAACCTGCTCGGGATGTTCCGCGGTGTGAACCACGGTGGCTGGGACCCGAACACCAACAACTTCCACCTCTACACGATCGTGATCGGCTCGCAGACGCTGCACGCGACCGGTTACGCGATGGGTGTGGCCAAGGACGGCGCCGACTCGGCCGTCATCGCCTACTTCGGCGACGGCGCGTCCAGCCAGGGCGACGTGATGGAGGCCTTCAACTTCTCCGCCGTCTACAACTCCCCCGTGGTGTTCTTCTGCCAGAACAACCAGTGGGCGATCTCCGAGCCGACCGAGCGCCAGATGCGCGTCCCGCTCTACCAGCGCGCGCAGGGCTTCGGCTTCCCCGGCGTCCGCGTCGACGGCAACGACGTGCTGGCCTGCCTGGCCGTGACCCGCTGGGCCCTGGACCGGGCGCGCCGCGGCGAGGGCCCGACGCTGGTCGAGGCGTTCACGTACCGGATGGGCGCGCACACCACCTCCGACGACCCGACCAAGTACCGGCGGGACGAGGAGACGGCGGCCTGGGAGGCGAAGGACCCGATCCTGCGCCTGAAGGCCCACCTGCTGGCCACCGGCGGCGCCGACGAGGCCTTCTTCGCCGAGTTGGAGACCGAGAGCGAGGCCATGGGCAAGCGCGTCCGCGAGGCCGTGCGCTCCATGCCCGACCCGGACACCATGGCGATCTTCGAGAACGTCTACGCGGACGGGCACGCGCTCGTCGACGAGGAGCGCGCGCAGTTCGCCGCCTACCTCGCGTCCTTCGAGTCGGCCGAGGAGGGTCACTGA
- a CDS encoding protein kinase domain-containing protein, with translation MAPEPEGNGAGMADGPEHWGAGGLVGDGRYRLTHRLGRGGMAEVFAAEDVRLGRTVAVKLLRADLAEDPVSKARFTREAQSVAGLNHHAVVAVYDSGEDRVGPNTVPYIVMELVEGRTIRDLLISAEAPGPEQALIITSGVLEALAYSHQHGIVHRDIKPANVIITETGAVKVMDFGIARALHGAQSTMTQTGMVMGTPQYLSPEQALGKAVDHRSDLYATGCLLYELLALRPPFTGETPLSVVYQHVQDSPVPPSQLPEGQHLPQELDGLVMRSLAKDPDDRFQSAEEMRGLVQYALQMLHDQGPNTGTWNTGPVAMALPHGRGGAAATTAMPVSGAGGQQNYSSNASTSQFQRAMVPPLNPDDGSAFPGGGGNGQGSHGHGGYDGYEDRGTGRWKMWLFAVLAIIAVAGGVAYAVKTVGGGKSDQKSPPSNVQTSTGGQPSASGTPSTASSQASPDDSPTWNTSPTSSRTRSQTFSSPPSPTVSTSPTASASSSKSATSSPTPTVSKSVTNSPSKPVETGGVTSEE, from the coding sequence ATGGCACCCGAACCCGAGGGAAACGGCGCCGGGATGGCCGATGGTCCTGAGCACTGGGGCGCCGGCGGCCTGGTGGGGGACGGCCGTTACCGGCTGACCCACAGGCTGGGCCGCGGCGGCATGGCCGAGGTGTTCGCCGCCGAGGACGTGCGCCTCGGCCGCACCGTCGCGGTGAAGCTGCTGCGCGCCGACCTGGCCGAGGACCCGGTGTCCAAGGCCCGGTTCACGCGCGAGGCGCAGTCCGTGGCCGGGCTCAACCACCACGCCGTCGTCGCCGTGTACGACTCGGGCGAGGACCGGGTCGGCCCGAACACCGTCCCGTACATCGTGATGGAGCTGGTCGAGGGCCGCACCATCCGCGACCTGCTGATCAGCGCCGAGGCCCCGGGCCCCGAGCAGGCGCTCATCATCACGTCGGGTGTGCTCGAAGCGCTCGCGTACTCGCACCAGCACGGCATCGTGCACCGTGACATCAAGCCGGCGAACGTCATCATCACCGAGACCGGCGCGGTGAAGGTGATGGACTTCGGCATCGCCCGCGCCCTGCACGGCGCCCAGTCGACGATGACCCAGACCGGCATGGTCATGGGCACCCCGCAGTACCTGTCGCCCGAGCAGGCCCTCGGCAAGGCCGTGGACCACCGCTCCGACCTGTACGCGACCGGCTGCCTGCTGTACGAACTGCTCGCGCTGCGGCCGCCGTTCACCGGTGAGACCCCGCTCTCGGTGGTCTACCAGCACGTCCAGGACTCGCCCGTGCCGCCCTCGCAGCTGCCGGAGGGTCAGCACCTTCCGCAGGAACTCGACGGCCTGGTCATGCGATCGCTGGCCAAGGACCCGGACGACCGGTTCCAGAGCGCCGAGGAGATGCGCGGGCTGGTCCAGTACGCGCTCCAGATGCTGCACGACCAGGGGCCCAACACGGGCACCTGGAACACCGGTCCGGTCGCCATGGCCCTGCCGCACGGGCGGGGCGGGGCGGCGGCCACCACGGCCATGCCCGTGAGCGGCGCCGGCGGGCAGCAGAACTACTCCTCGAACGCCTCGACCTCGCAGTTCCAGCGCGCGATGGTGCCGCCGCTGAACCCCGACGACGGCTCGGCATTCCCCGGCGGGGGCGGCAACGGCCAGGGCAGCCACGGCCACGGCGGCTACGACGGATACGAGGACCGCGGCACCGGCCGCTGGAAGATGTGGTTGTTCGCGGTGCTCGCGATCATCGCGGTCGCCGGCGGTGTGGCCTACGCGGTCAAGACCGTGGGCGGCGGCAAGAGCGACCAGAAGAGCCCGCCGAGTAACGTCCAGACCTCCACCGGCGGTCAGCCGAGCGCCTCCGGTACCCCGTCGACGGCGTCGTCCCAGGCGAGCCCCGACGACAGCCCGACGTGGAACACCTCGCCCACGTCGAGCCGTACCCGGTCCCAGACCTTCAGTTCGCCGCCCTCGCCCACGGTTTCGACCTCGCCCACGGCTTCGGCCTCGTCGTCGAAGTCGGCCACGTCCTCCCCGACGCCGACGGTGTCGAAGTCGGTCACGAACTCGCCGTCGAAGCCCGTGGAGACGGGCGGCGTCACTTCCGAAGAATGA
- a CDS encoding response regulator transcription factor, protein MREDGKIKVFLLDDHEVVRRGVHELLSVEQDIEIVGEAGTAADAMVRIPATRPDVAVLDVRLPDGSGVEVCREVRSHNEDVKCLMLTSFADDEALFDAIMAGASGYVLKAIRGNELLSAVRDVAAGKSLLDPVATARVLERLRDGKNGKNDDRLSNLTDQERKILDLIGEGLTNRAIGERLHLAEKTIKNYVSSLLSKLGMERRSQAAAYVARLQAEKSR, encoded by the coding sequence GTGCGCGAAGACGGAAAAATCAAGGTATTCCTCCTGGACGACCACGAAGTGGTACGTCGGGGCGTCCACGAGCTCTTGTCGGTCGAACAGGACATCGAGATCGTGGGCGAGGCCGGTACCGCCGCCGACGCCATGGTCCGCATCCCCGCCACCCGTCCCGACGTGGCCGTCCTCGACGTGCGCCTGCCCGACGGCAGCGGTGTGGAGGTGTGCCGCGAGGTCCGCTCCCACAACGAGGACGTCAAATGCCTGATGCTGACGTCGTTCGCCGACGACGAGGCACTGTTCGACGCGATCATGGCCGGCGCCTCCGGCTACGTGCTCAAGGCGATCCGCGGGAACGAGCTGCTCAGCGCCGTACGTGACGTCGCGGCCGGAAAATCGCTGCTCGACCCGGTGGCCACCGCGCGGGTGCTGGAGCGGCTGCGCGACGGCAAGAACGGCAAGAACGACGACCGCCTGTCCAACCTCACCGATCAGGAGCGGAAGATCCTCGACCTGATCGGCGAGGGCCTGACCAACCGCGCCATCGGCGAACGGCTGCACCTGGCCGAGAAGACGATCAAGAACTACGTCTCCAGCCTGCTCTCCAAGCTGGGCATGGAGCGCCGCTCGCAGGCCGCCGCGTACGTGGCCCGCCTGCAGGCGGAGAAGAGCCGCTAG